CGATGACAGAGCGGTATCGACAAGTCAGAGTAACCCGTCATTCCTGCGAAAGCAGGAATCCAGGGTCTGGCAGAAAAAGACAAATCTCAATTACGGGACAGCCTCCTAAGAGGGATTTCTCCTTCTTCTCGCGCCTCGCGGGAACGGGCCCCAAGACCTTTTATCCGCAGATTGCGCAGATTCTCACCGATTTTTCACAGATAGTAGCGGCACGGCGTGCCCAACTTCAACCGCCGATCCGCGCCGACAACCCCTTTATGTCATTCTGACCCCGCGCTCCGCGGGAGAAGAATCCCTCTTTTCAACCGCCGATGAACATTGATTCAGGCCGCTGTCATAGCTCCTTTCATTATGCCTGCCCTGCCTGCGTTTGGGTCGCGAGCCCGCTGCCGCCAGGAATCCGGAATACTCGGCGTTCGCCGCGTCATACTGACTTCCTCTTTTGGTTCATCCTGACAGCGCGCCTTGCAGGGCAAGAACTGTTTTTCAATCGCAGATCAACGACCGGCCTTTCAGCCCCCGGCATACAGCCTGCCACTATGTTTACAATTCCCGATCTATATGGTATCCTTATAGTAAGGAGGTAAGGAAACAATGCTTGCCAAAAAGACGTCCAAAAACCAACTCACTCTGCCGAAGCAGGTCGTTCAGCAGTTTCCAGGAGTGGACTATTTCGAGGTTTCCGTAAGAGAGAAAAAGATCGTGTTGACCCCGGTCAAGATCACCTCGGCCGCGTCAACCATCGAGAACGTCCGCAACAAAATGCAGGCGCTCGGCCTTCAGGAGGAGGACATCGAGAAGGCCATCCGCTGGGCGCGAAGGAAGCGGGCGTGACCCCGCCGCGCGCTCCCTTCAAAAGGGTCGTGCTCGATACGAACGTGATCGTATCGGCGCTCCTGTTCAGGGGTCCGATGGCCCGGCTTCATGAGTTGTGGAAGCAAAGAGCGCTTACGATACTGGCCTCCAGGGAAATCATCGAGGAATACGTCAGCGTCCTGGCGTACCCGAAGTTCGACCTTACCGAAGGAGAAATCGGGAATCTGTTGCAGGAGGAGCTGATTCCCTATATCGAGCCGGTGAAGATTCCATCCGCCCTCAAGAGCAGCCGCTCCGCCGATCCCGACGACGAGAAGTTCCTGCTGTGCGCCGAAGCCGCACAGGCGGATGCCATCGTGAGCGGCGATGCCCATCTTCTGAGGCTGAAGAAGGTGAAACGCTGTCCTATCGTCCGCCCCGAAAAGTTCCTGTCGCAGTTTCGATGATCAAACAATTGCGCCAATGTTTTCAGAGTGTACGCGCACGGCGTGACGTGCCCGAAATCGAGCCGCGGATGAGGAAGGGCGACAGCCCCCAGTCCACAGAAAGATTGTCCTATCCGCAGATTCCGCAGATTTTCGCAAATTGAAGGACAATGACTTAACTCGATCACGGATTCGCACGAATTTTCACGAATTCTTGGGAACTGCCGATGAATACCGATGGAGACGCCTCTCCGCAGAGGCCGCGGGTACTTCAACCGCAGGTCCTTTTTACACAGCTTTCAGGAAGAGACTTTTCTATCCCAGATTGCACAGCGCTGCGAAGCCGCAACCAAACTACTTGGAACACATATTTCACGAATTGACGAATTACAAGAGAGACTTCGCTTGCGCTCCAAGAAGAGGAAGGTTTAGATGACGCGACTAAAACCCCTCTGCGGATAAAAAGGTTTTCGGGCCCGTTCCCGCGCCGCCCTGGACTCGATCCGGGATTACGCTGATTTTCTCAGATTGAATGAACCACAGATTCACGCGGATTCGCGTGGATTATTTCGGCTGTAATTTACCTTTCATCTTTTTACCTTTTCCCTTTTACTTCTGTAAGAGAACCTGGTTGCTCCGGCGCCGGATTTATCGGCGTGAGTTGAGCCAAGGAGTCGGTGTTCGCGCTTGGGCGAGCGGCGGCGAGTCGCCGCTGACGGAGTAACTAATCTGTCAGCTTTTCTTTCTCATACTCGACGTGTTCCTGTCGCCTGTTGCGCAAGCGGTAGTCTCGTGCCGGTCTCGGAATGCCACGGCTTTACTCTTTTGGCAAACTACGAGAAGGTTTCGCGACAGTCTTTACGCAGATCGTCTTCCCGGGCGGACTGGCAGCACTGTATCAAGATTCTGTCTCCGGGGAATCAGTCCCCGTCGTTGCATGCCCTGAGGGCCGTGCAGTTCCTCTTGAGGTAGCCTCCACCGGTACCGGGTGAGTGGTCTGCGGCGTACATTTCGGATTGACCTTCCCCGTGAACGGTCGCGAGGTCCGCGTCGATCGTTTTTTTGCTACAGCTCCTTTGTTGGTTCGTAGAACGTGGCCGCGTTCGTTTGCCGACCAGCCAGGCCGCCAGCCTTATCCAGACCGGCCAAACTTTCTGGTGTCGACAAGGTCATTGAACCATACTGGCAAGTCCTGGTCAACGACATAGTTGTTAAAAAGATGTCATAAACCAACGTAAAGAGTTTTTCCACCACGAATTAGCGAATTAGGCCGAAGCAGGGGAAGATGATGGGAAGACGCAAATCCTTCGGCGGGAAAAATCGGGCTCTGTTGTCCCTAATTTCCCCCTTGTTTTTTTGTTTTTCTTGTTTTTTCTTGTTTTTCTACAAAAAAAAGAAAGCTCTGTGAGTAAAACTTTTGTGCCTACTTGACAGGGACCTTTAATGGGTGACTCATTCTTCGCTAACATGGACTAATTTTAAAAAAATACTTGACAATTAGTCCACAATGATGTTATATTATTTTCAAAAAATATAATAAAGGGAGCAAGTAATGGAATATAGACCGACTATTTATGACGAATTAGTCCACCTTGCAGAAATGGCCTTGAAAGGGAATGACCGCGACCTAACCTTATTCTTGCGCCGTCTTATATCGAGAGTTCGCAAAGATAATCCCGCGATTGCTGAACGACTTCGCAAGGCGATGCAAGACAGAAAACCGCAGACAAATCTGGTAAGGGAAGCGCACTCATACGAAGCACATTCATACACAGAGGAGCCTCCTCGCGACCACGAGACACGGGCTCAACTCCTTCGCGTTGAAGATGACCCACAGCCAGACGTGGAGCCAGTTTTCACCCGGGAGATAGCGCAGCAATTGAAACGTCTTTTGACTGAACGTCAAATGGAAAGGCGGTTGATCGAAGAGGGACTCTTGCCGACGCGAAGCATTCTTTTCACGGGACTTCCTGGTGTCGGTAAGACATTGACAGCAAGATGGCTGGCGCGGGAGCTTCAGAAACCACTTGTCTCACTTGACCTTGCAACGGTAATGAGCAGTTTTCTCGGGCGCACCGGGTGGAACATAAGGCAAGCGCTCGATTATGCAAAAAGCGTCCCCTGTGTTCTTCTTCTAGACGAGTTCGATGCTTTAGCGAAGATGCGGGATGATCCAACTGAAATTGGAGAGCTCAAACGTCTTGTCGCTGTTCTGCTTCAAGAAATTGACTTATGGCCCCCCACTGGCCTTCTAATAGCGGCCACAAATCACGAAAAACTTTTGGACCCGGCGGTATGGAGACGATTCGACCTCGTGATTCACTTTCCGCTTCCAGACCGCGAAGGCATTCGTAACCTATTAGAAAAACAGATTGGGCTAGACAAAAAGGTTTCTAAACCACTCATTGTAGCGTGCGCCTTCGCAATGGCAGGAATGTCTTACAGTGACGTACAACGCAACATTCGGTTGCTAAGAATGAACTCAGTGGTCAACCAAGAAACCATCGAGGATCAGATGACTCGTTTTATCGAAGGTGCGGTTGCGTCTTTACCATCCAAGGATGAGCAAATTAACTTCGCCGGTAGCCTCCGCGCGGTCGGATTCTCGGAGAGAAGAATAAACAAAATCACAGGTTTGAGTCGCGACACATTGCGGAAGTATCGCTTGGCGGAATTGCGAAAGCAAAAATTAGGGGCTGATAATGACTAAAAATTATATTCTCGGCCGTGGGGAGAATCTGGTAAGACAAATTCAGGCTCCAAAAATAGAACATAAAAAAGCGCATCCTTACGAGGTAGGGGAAGCTCGCGACCGGTTGCTCCCAAAGTTTCAACAGACGGCGAGGAAGCTCGACCAACTGCCGGAAAGAGCATGTCCACGGGGAGAAAGTGTCGCGTCGTTTATCATTCACCCGGCCTATCTCGCCAAATCATACTATCCTCGTGAGTTCTTATATGAGGCAAAACTTCGTGTTCTTGGTAGTCGCATCGCATACGTAAAACCAACGAAGGTTGCAACAAAGGAAAAACCGAAGACAAAAGTCACTGCTGAATTCCTTGTGGCCAGCACCCGAGAAAATTTCGATGATTTACCACGTTTTGTGAGAACGCTTGACCTGGACTCGGCGGCAGCTGAGAGGTTACGTCAATTCGAAGATGTTCGTGAACTCACGCCGGAGTCGAAATTGCGGAACATTCCGCAGACAACTGATTATCCCGTGCTTGAAATTATTCTTCATGCCGATGAAAAACCGTCCTCGGATTATATCATCGAAGGATTTCGCCGATTCCTCAGAGAAATGAGTATAAAGGTCAACATCGACAAGCGGCTATATGTAGGAGGGCTTTGCTTTCTGCCCCTGAAAGCACCAAGGAAACTCCTTAATGAAATTGCCGAATTCTCCTTTCTTCGTGTCGCGCGCGGAATGCCTAAACTGCGCCCACCCCAGATAGTTCGAGCCATTAAACCTAAACTAAGTTTGCACCCGAATGCCGTTCCAACAGATCCACCGGTTGACCCAGCTTTGCGAGTTGCCGTGTTCGACGGTGGGATGGGCAAAAACGAGATCATGAATCAATACGTCAGTGGCTGGAAGGGAAGAAACATGGGTAAACCCATAGCCGATTATGAGGAGCATGGACATATGGTCACTGGTGCGCTGCTTTTTGGTCCTATTGACAACCCAAAGTCTTTACCTCTTCCTTTTGCGAAGGTGGACCATTATCGGATACTTGATGAACACACGCATCCAAATGACGACGAACTTTTTGACGTGATTCGTCGGATCGAGAGTACAGTATTGAATCGAAAACCCGAGTTTATGGTTCTCAGTGTTGGTCCGAATCTGGTGATAGACGACGAGCCCCATGTTTGGACGTGCAAGCTTGACCAGCTTCTTTCCAATGGAGATCTATTGGCGGCTGTTGCTGTCGGCAATGACGGAGAAGCAGACCGTAATCAAAACCTACATCGCGTCCAGGTTCCTTCTGACTGCGTGAACTCCTTATCCGTCGGCGCGTGCGATTCTCGTAACAACACATGGGAGCGAGCGTCTTACAGTTCAATGGGTCCCGGCCGAAGCCCAGGCCTTGTCAAACCGGACGTGCTGGCATTTGGCGGTTGCGCAGATGAACCCTTTCCTGTTTTATCTCAGCAAAAATCAGGTGAGATTTCACTTCAGTATGGGACAAGTTTTGCGGCTCCTTTCGCTTTAAGGGCCGCTGTCGGTGTAAGGGCCTATCTTGGATCGATCATGAAGCCGCTCGTTCTGAAGGCTCTGCTCATCAATCGTAGCCAAGCCAACCATCAAAGCTTGGAGGAAATCGGTTGGGGGCGAATTAACGAGGATGTGGAGTCGCTAATTACATGCGCCGATAATGAGGCGGTCATCATCTATCAAGGCGCGCTGAGACCAGGAAATTACTGGGAAGCAGAAATTCCGTGGCCGGATGGCGCAGTCAGAGGCAATGTAGAAATCGTGGCGACATTTTGTTACGCGTGCCAAACAGACCCTGAGCATCCCATACATTACACGCGGACAGGGTTAGAAGTTGTTTTTCGACCGCATTCAGAGAAGCATAATATTGGTGCAAAGCTGCCGAAGTCGGAATCACTTTTTGGAATTGTAAAGCCTTACGCGACAGAGCAGGAACTACGTCACGACGCACTTAAATGGGAAACGACGATCCATGGAGTTACGCGGAAAAGGGCAAGCAGCGTTCACCGGCCCCATTTGCAAATACACTACAATGCCCGGGAAGGCGGATCAGCCGCAAGCGCAGCAGGTCCTGTCCCTTATGCCCTCGTTTTGACTGTGCGTGCTAAGAACGTGCGTAATTTCTATGACCGCATAATGAGTAAGTACAGAAATCAACTGGAGGTGCTGCAACCGGTTGTCCGCGTTCCGGTGCGTGGTCTGGGGCTAAGGTAACTTTCCTTTTCAATTGCATGAACTGTGAATCATAAGATAGATGGAATAAGGCAATTAACAATAGGAGGCAGAAGAATGACAAGAAAACAGAATTTCACGCCTGGAACGAAAGCCCCGAAATCCGGACAATATCAACAGATTGGCCCACGTGGGGGAAAAGGTAAAGAGGTGACGTCCGTAAAGGGAGCGCCACTTCCACCTACTTCAGTAAAGGGAACGACTTATAAGCTGGTCGATCCCACTAAGAATAAATCCGGGAAATAGGCAACAGAAAAAAAAGAGAACTTTGGAGGACTAGAGACAGGCTCCGGTTAAAGCGCCTAAATTCCGGTAGAGGGGGGGGTCTTTTATCTATCCCCATCTACGATTCGGCAGCAAATCTAGAGATAGTATTTTGAATTTCCTCTGATTTCCCTTTGAAGCCGTACTGTTGGCAAATCTTCTGAGCTTCCTTTAGTATGGTAAAGGCCTCTTCCTTTTCATTCTTTCGAAAGTAGATGACACCTATATTTAATAATGCATCTGCCTTTCCCTTAGGATCATCTATCTTCTCGGAGAGATGTCGTGCGTTTTCGAGATATTCAAGGGCCTCATCTAATCGACCTACGTTCATATATACATACCCAATCGTGCAATGTATCTCCGATACAGTATCCAAATCATCTAAAGAATCGCAAATATGCAGTGCCTCTTGAAGAATGGGCACTCCCTCTTTTTCGTTTCCTCGATAAGTGGTAATCAGTCCTATGCAAGCTAAAGCTTTTGCTTTCCCTGTAAGATTTCCAATTTTTTCATAAATTATTAGAGCTTCCTGATGAGCTTCCGCGGCTTGATCCAATAGATTCTTCTGTTGACCTGCTGGCAACGCAAGGGCCTTATACCAATATATGATCCCGGTACTATACAAAGCGTTTGCCAATCCAATGGGGTTGTCAATTTTCCTGTACAGGGAGATGGCCTGTCTATTGAATTTTAAGGATTCATCGAGATTGCCAAATCGTTCATGGACGCTACCGATATTTGATAAGGCAATAGCCTGTCCCTCCAAATTTTCAATGACTCTGAAAATCTGAAGAGCGGTTTGATGTGACTCCAGAGCCTTTTCCAGATTGCCGAGGAACTTATGTACATTACCTATATTGCCGATTTGGTTGGCTTGACCAAGCGCATCCTTTAGGCGCTCATAAATTTCCAAAGCCAAACGGTGGTATTCGAGCGCCTTTTCTAAATTTCCCAAGTGCATGTAGATAATTCCAAGGTTACTGAGAAAGGTTGCCTGATAAGCCTCATGCTTAGATTTCGCAATATCTAAACCTATTAAGAAGGAATTCTTGGCGCTGGAGTAATCTGTAATGTACATCTGGGATAGTCCGAGGTTTAAGTACCCTGACATGGTGGGAAGCACTTGTATTGATCGCCGATAATTTTCCGCGGCGTCTCGGTATTCTTTTTCTTGAAACATACATTCCGCCGCGTCAAAATATTTAGCTGCCCTTGCCTTGGCATCTTCAGCGGCGGCGTCAACTTCCATTTGAAAAGTAGTTGAAGAAGCTTTCAGAATACGTGCGCCACTGGTATCCTGGCTCTCCTGAAGAGAGGGTTTCTTCTCCACTTCAAGATACTCCCGGGCAGTATTGGAAAGGTAGCCAAAGAAGATGATGACAATTAAGAAGAAAAGTAGATATCCTTCTTTCCCTTTTGCCTTTATTAGGAAAGGAAAAAATTTCAGAGCAAACTCTGGATAACCAGCCTTTCCAAGTGTCAAGTGTAGACCCAGTACGGCAGCTATAAATCCAAAAAGCCCCGTTAGAATGATCAAAAGTTTGGGTATCAAGCAGTGCCTCTTTCTCAGTCAATAGTGAAGGCTCACCAGACTTGTTGCAGGATTTC
This genomic interval from Candidatus Abyssobacteria bacterium SURF_5 contains the following:
- a CDS encoding AbrB/MazE/SpoVT family DNA-binding domain-containing protein — protein: MLAKKTSKNQLTLPKQVVQQFPGVDYFEVSVREKKIVLTPVKITSAASTIENVRNKMQALGLQEEDIEKAIRWARRKRA
- a CDS encoding peptidase S8 and S53, subtilisin, kexin, sedolisin, with the protein product MTKNYILGRGENLVRQIQAPKIEHKKAHPYEVGEARDRLLPKFQQTARKLDQLPERACPRGESVASFIIHPAYLAKSYYPREFLYEAKLRVLGSRIAYVKPTKVATKEKPKTKVTAEFLVASTRENFDDLPRFVRTLDLDSAAAERLRQFEDVRELTPESKLRNIPQTTDYPVLEIILHADEKPSSDYIIEGFRRFLREMSIKVNIDKRLYVGGLCFLPLKAPRKLLNEIAEFSFLRVARGMPKLRPPQIVRAIKPKLSLHPNAVPTDPPVDPALRVAVFDGGMGKNEIMNQYVSGWKGRNMGKPIADYEEHGHMVTGALLFGPIDNPKSLPLPFAKVDHYRILDEHTHPNDDELFDVIRRIESTVLNRKPEFMVLSVGPNLVIDDEPHVWTCKLDQLLSNGDLLAAVAVGNDGEADRNQNLHRVQVPSDCVNSLSVGACDSRNNTWERASYSSMGPGRSPGLVKPDVLAFGGCADEPFPVLSQQKSGEISLQYGTSFAAPFALRAAVGVRAYLGSIMKPLVLKALLINRSQANHQSLEEIGWGRINEDVESLITCADNEAVIIYQGALRPGNYWEAEIPWPDGAVRGNVEIVATFCYACQTDPEHPIHYTRTGLEVVFRPHSEKHNIGAKLPKSESLFGIVKPYATEQELRHDALKWETTIHGVTRKRASSVHRPHLQIHYNAREGGSAASAAGPVPYALVLTVRAKNVRNFYDRIMSKYRNQLEVLQPVVRVPVRGLGLR
- a CDS encoding AAA family ATPase, with amino-acid sequence MEYRPTIYDELVHLAEMALKGNDRDLTLFLRRLISRVRKDNPAIAERLRKAMQDRKPQTNLVREAHSYEAHSYTEEPPRDHETRAQLLRVEDDPQPDVEPVFTREIAQQLKRLLTERQMERRLIEEGLLPTRSILFTGLPGVGKTLTARWLARELQKPLVSLDLATVMSSFLGRTGWNIRQALDYAKSVPCVLLLDEFDALAKMRDDPTEIGELKRLVAVLLQEIDLWPPTGLLIAATNHEKLLDPAVWRRFDLVIHFPLPDREGIRNLLEKQIGLDKKVSKPLIVACAFAMAGMSYSDVQRNIRLLRMNSVVNQETIEDQMTRFIEGAVASLPSKDEQINFAGSLRAVGFSERRINKITGLSRDTLRKYRLAELRKQKLGADND
- a CDS encoding tetratricopeptide repeat protein; its protein translation is MIPKLLIILTGLFGFIAAVLGLHLTLGKAGYPEFALKFFPFLIKAKGKEGYLLFFLIVIIFFGYLSNTAREYLEVEKKPSLQESQDTSGARILKASSTTFQMEVDAAAEDAKARAAKYFDAAECMFQEKEYRDAAENYRRSIQVLPTMSGYLNLGLSQMYITDYSSAKNSFLIGLDIAKSKHEAYQATFLSNLGIIYMHLGNLEKALEYHRLALEIYERLKDALGQANQIGNIGNVHKFLGNLEKALESHQTALQIFRVIENLEGQAIALSNIGSVHERFGNLDESLKFNRQAISLYRKIDNPIGLANALYSTGIIYWYKALALPAGQQKNLLDQAAEAHQEALIIYEKIGNLTGKAKALACIGLITTYRGNEKEGVPILQEALHICDSLDDLDTVSEIHCTIGYVYMNVGRLDEALEYLENARHLSEKIDDPKGKADALLNIGVIYFRKNEKEEAFTILKEAQKICQQYGFKGKSEEIQNTISRFAAES
- a CDS encoding putative toxin-antitoxin system toxin component, PIN family, whose translation is MGAKEAGVTPPRAPFKRVVLDTNVIVSALLFRGPMARLHELWKQRALTILASREIIEEYVSVLAYPKFDLTEGEIGNLLQEELIPYIEPVKIPSALKSSRSADPDDEKFLLCAEAAQADAIVSGDAHLLRLKKVKRCPIVRPEKFLSQFR
- a CDS encoding YjzC family protein, which produces MTRKQNFTPGTKAPKSGQYQQIGPRGGKGKEVTSVKGAPLPPTSVKGTTYKLVDPTKNKSGK